A part of Maridesulfovibrio hydrothermalis AM13 = DSM 14728 genomic DNA contains:
- a CDS encoding plasmid mobilization protein, giving the protein MKNNHHKKTGRPTLPNEDVRQYVIGVRVNLKERTLLARKARMLNLSLSQCLRELSIQKDIKRLVVPAVNRQAYAELSKLGSNLNQLLQLSYRLDTNAIPERLINETHEAVTKLRCELLGLNKTAKNVS; this is encoded by the coding sequence ATGAAAAATAATCATCATAAAAAAACAGGCCGTCCCACTCTTCCGAACGAAGATGTCAGACAATATGTGATTGGCGTCCGTGTGAATTTAAAAGAGCGGACACTGCTAGCCAGAAAAGCCCGAATGTTAAATTTATCTCTTTCGCAATGCTTGCGAGAGCTATCCATACAAAAGGACATAAAACGCTTAGTTGTCCCAGCCGTAAACAGACAAGCTTACGCCGAATTATCTAAGCTCGGAAGCAATCTAAATCAGCTTTTGCAGCTTAGCTATCGTTTAGATACGAACGCGATTCCAGAGCGATTAATCAACGAAACGCACGAAGCCGTCACCAAGCTACGCTGCGAACTGCTAGGCCTAAACAAGACTGCGAAGAATGTTAGCTAA